Proteins encoded together in one Macadamia integrifolia cultivar HAES 741 chromosome 8, SCU_Mint_v3, whole genome shotgun sequence window:
- the LOC122086288 gene encoding glycine-rich protein 5-like, whose translation MAKWNVVILLFALVIVQTSARKEPTEAALKTVNSNNKNGNGLNDQKNFIIGAGIGGVAGIGAGAGGVGGVGGIGGLGGLGGIGGGSGLAGLGGLGGAGGVGGGLGGGAGAGVGGGALPFP comes from the coding sequence ATGGCGAAATGGAATGTGGTGATTCTCTTGTTCGCTCTAGTGATCGTCCAAACAAGTGCTAGGAAAGAGCCTACCGAAGCTGCTCTCAAAACTGTcaacagcaacaacaagaaTGGCAATGGTCTCAACGACCAGAAGAACTTTATCATTGGTGCAGGCATTGGTGGTGTTGCCGGAATCGGTGCTGGAGCTGGCGGAGTCGGTGGTGTTGGTGGCATCGGTGGGCTTGGTGGACTCGGTGGTATCGGTGGTGGAAGTGGTCTTGCAGGGTTAGGTGGTCTGGGAGGTGCCGGTGGCGTAGGTGGTGGCCTTGGTGGTGGAGCTGGAGCGGGTGTTGGTGGTGGTGCTCTTCCTTTTCCTTGA